From Longimicrobiaceae bacterium:
CCCTGGGCCGACCCGCCTTCGATCTGCCCCGCGACCAGCATGGGGTGGATGGCCTTCCCCACGTCCTCCACCGCGGTGAAGCCGATGGGGCGCACCTCGTACGTGTCGGGGTCCATCTCCACCTCGGCCACGTTGCAGCCCCAGCCGTAGGTGGCGTACGCGTCGCCGCGGTACATGGCGTCGTCCCAGCGCACGTCGGTGGGCACCTCGTACTCCTTGGTCACGACCAGCGGCCCGCGCTCCGCGAACCACTCCGCCGGCGTGCGGTCGCCGATCGTCGCCCGCATCTCCTCCGCGCAGCGCTGGAGGATGCGGCCCACGACCATGCAGGTGCGCGATGCCACGGTAGGCCCGCTGTCCGGCACCTTGGACGTGTCCGGCAGCGCCGTCTCCACCGTCTCGTACGGCACGCCCAGCGCGTCGGCCACGATCTGCGCGTGCATCGTCCGCGTCCCCTGGCCGATCTCGGAGCTGCCGACCAGGATGCGCACGCCGCCTGCCGTCGCCTCGAGCGAGGCTTTCGACGCCAGGTGCACCTCGCCGCTGCCGGTGAAGCCGGAGCCGTGGAAGAAGAGCGAGAGGCCGATGCCCTTCCCCGTCCCGCGCCATTCTTCGCGCTTGCGGTGGAAGTCCGTGCGCCGCACCGCCTCGGCCAGCGTCTCCAGCGCGCCGCAGTCCTCGTGCATCAGCTGGCCCGTCGCGGTCGTGTCGCCCGGCCGGAGCGCGTTGATCTCGCGCAGGCGCACGGGGTCCATCTCCAGCGCCTCGGCGATGCGCTCCATGTGCACCTCCACCGCGAACTGCGTCTGCGGGGCGCCGAAGCCGCGGAAGGCGCCGTTGGGCGGCGTGTTCGTCATCACCGCCCGCCCGGAGATGCGCACGTGGTCGCAGCGGTACGGCCCGGCGGCGTGGATGGCGCCGCGGGAGAGGACCACGGGGCTGAGCGTGACGTACGCGCCGCCGTCCATCAGCACGTCGATCTCCATCGCCGTCAGCCGCCCGTCCCTCGTCACGCCGGTCCTGTGGCGGATGACGGAGGGATGGCGCTTCGTCGTCGCCACCATGTCCTCCACCCGGTCGTACACGATCTTCACCGGCCGCCCGGCCTTGAGGGCGAGCAGCGCGGCGTGGCCGGCCAGGATGGACGGGTACTCCTCCTTGCCGCCGAAGCCGCCCCCCGTCTCCGTCTGCACGATGCGGATCTTCTCGCCCGGCATCTCCAGCAGCACCTTCATGGCCTTGTGCACGTAGTACGGGCACTGCAGCGAGCCCATCAGCGTGATCCCGCCGTCCGGCTCGGGCACGGCGATCATCCCGTTGGTCTCGATGTAGACGTGCTCCTGGTGCCCCGTGCGGTACTCGCCCTCCACGACCACGTCCGCCTCCGCGAAGCCCGCCTCCAGGTCGCCCTTCTCGATCCCCAGCTTCTTGAGCACCACGGTGGACTCCAGCGGGTCCAGCACCGGCGCCTCCTCGTCGTACTCGATCACCACGCGCGCGGCCAGCAGCGCGTCGCGGTCCTCGTGGGCGAGAAGGAGGATGGGCTCGGCCGCGTGGTTCACCTGAGTCTCCACCAGGTACGGCTGGTCGTCCTCGATGAGCGCGACGACGTTGCGGCCCGGCACGTCGCGCCAGTCCACGACCGTGAACCCCGCCGTATCGAAGTCGAAGCGGATGGACCGGATGCGCCCCTTCGCCACGGTCGAGCGGACGGTGCGCCCGTACAGCATGCCCGGCAGCGCCAGGTCGTCCACGTAGCGCGCACTACCGTTCACCTTCTCCGCCCCGTCCTTGCGCGCGACGTTGCGGCCCACGGCCGCGTTCACGCCCGCCTCCATGGCGTTGGACGGCAGCAGGACGACGGCGCTTCGGGAGATGGACGGCGGACGGGCGGGTGGGGCACGCTTCACCTCGAGGGGGGATGGGTGTCTGCCGGGCACGGCGTGGCAGCCGCGCGGGGCGGAACGCCTGCCTACGCTATATACGCCGCCCGGGCGAAACCGCAATGCCCGGCGGGCGGGAACATGCTGCGCCGCACGGTGGCGAATGGGAGCGGACGGGAGATACGGCGCGGCGGAACATGCCCTTCGCACAGCGGATCGATGTCCCGCGCGCCGGCGGGGGCCGCAAAGCGGGGAACGGTGCGCCGTACGTGACACTTGCCCTGGGGCGCGGCGGGATGCATTCTCAGGGAGGGGAGCCTCCGCGCGGTCCTCGCGCGGCCCTTTTCCCCTCCCGGCATCCCCCTC
This genomic window contains:
- a CDS encoding xanthine dehydrogenase family protein molybdopterin-binding subunit; the encoded protein is MKRAPPARPPSISRSAVVLLPSNAMEAGVNAAVGRNVARKDGAEKVNGSARYVDDLALPGMLYGRTVRSTVAKGRIRSIRFDFDTAGFTVVDWRDVPGRNVVALIEDDQPYLVETQVNHAAEPILLLAHEDRDALLAARVVIEYDEEAPVLDPLESTVVLKKLGIEKGDLEAGFAEADVVVEGEYRTGHQEHVYIETNGMIAVPEPDGGITLMGSLQCPYYVHKAMKVLLEMPGEKIRIVQTETGGGFGGKEEYPSILAGHAALLALKAGRPVKIVYDRVEDMVATTKRHPSVIRHRTGVTRDGRLTAMEIDVLMDGGAYVTLSPVVLSRGAIHAAGPYRCDHVRISGRAVMTNTPPNGAFRGFGAPQTQFAVEVHMERIAEALEMDPVRLREINALRPGDTTATGQLMHEDCGALETLAEAVRRTDFHRKREEWRGTGKGIGLSLFFHGSGFTGSGEVHLASKASLEATAGGVRILVGSSEIGQGTRTMHAQIVADALGVPYETVETALPDTSKVPDSGPTVASRTCMVVGRILQRCAEEMRATIGDRTPAEWFAERGPLVVTKEYEVPTDVRWDDAMYRGDAYATYGWGCNVAEVEMDPDTYEVRPIGFTAVEDVGKAIHPMLVAGQIEGGSAQGLGWALMENVVMRGGVMLNAQLTNYVIPTTLDTPPMDVVVLENPGKHGPYGAKGVGEMPIDGPAPAVVNAIRHLGLDVREIPAVPEKVMAAPLLEAACV